The nucleotide sequence GCGGGCGGCCTGGAGGCGGAGGTGACCACCCTGCGCTCGGAGGATCTGGCCCACCCCGACTGGATGGTCAAGCTGCAGACGGCGGATGCGGAAACCGTGCGCTCCCTGGTCGACGCCGCCTTCGCCAGCGCCTTTCCCGGCAACGCCTTCGAGCTGCGTTCCATGCACAACATCGGGCCGCGGGTGGGCAAGGAGCTGACCCGGGCGGCCATCTGGTCCACCATCTGGGTCTCCATCCTGCTTGTCATCTACGTCAGCGTGCGTTTCGAGTTCATCTATTCAGTGGGCGCCATCGTGGCCACGCTGCACGACGTCTTCGTCGTCCTGCTCTTCTTCAGCCTCTTCGGCCTCCAATTCAGCTTGGCCGTGCTGGCCGCCATCCTCACCCTGGTGGGCTACTCCATCAACGACACGATCGTCGTCTACGACCGCATCCGGGAACAAGTGAAGAAGCAGCGGGGAGCGCCCTACACCAAGGTGGTCAACGACGCCATCAACCAGACCTTGAGCCGCACCGTGCTGACAGGAGCCACCACCATCATCTCGGTGGTCATCCTCATCTTTTTCGGCGGCCAGACCTTGACGACGATGGCGGTGGCCCTGCTCATCGGAGTCCTCACCGGCACCTACTCGTCCGTGTTCATCGCAGCCCCCATCCTGATCGAATGGCATGACCGGCGCGCCGCCAAGCTGGCCCTGAGCAAATGAGCGCCCCCCGGACGGCGGCGCGTCCGGGCCCGGGAGATCCGCATCCATCTGGGCTCCGGTTGCCGCCGGAGCCTTTTTCTTCGAGGAAGGCATGCCCGTCACCGTCTTGATCGGCGCCCAGTGGGGCGATGAGGGCAAGGGCAAGATCATCGACGCCCTGGCGCCCGGCCTGCAGATGGTGGTCCGCTACCAGGGCGGTCCCAACGCCGGCCACACGGTGATCGCCGATGGCCGGCGCATCGTCCTGCATCAGGTCCCCACCGGCATCCTCCACACCAGCGTGTCCTGCCTGATCAGCCCCGGCGTCCTGCTCGACCCCTGGGAGTTGCTGGACGAGCTGGCCATGCTGGCCGCTCAGGGCGTGGACCTGGACCGCCTGCGCGTCTCACCCTCCTGCCACCTCATCATGCCCTGGCACCGCCGCCTGGACCGGGCCCGCGAGGCGGCCCTGGACTCCACGGGCGGCGCCATCGGCACCACCGGGCGCGGCATGGGTCCCTGCGCCATGGACAAGGCCGGCCGCCGGGGCGTGCGCCTGGGGGACCTGCTGGATCCGGCCCGTCGCGGCCAGGTGGCCGCCGGCCTGGAGCGCGCCAACGCCGAGTTGGCGACCCTCGGCGCCGAGCCGCTGCCCCGCGCCGAAGTGGATGCAGCCTGCGCCCAGGCCGCCCTGGGATTGGCTCCCTTCGTGGCGGACACCCAGGTCCTTCTGCACGAGGTCCTGCAACGAGGCGGCCGGGTGCTGATGGAAGGCGCCCAGGGCGCCATGCTGGATCTGGACTGGGGGACCTACCCCTATGTCACATCCACCCATCCTTCGGCGGGCGGGGCCTGCACGGGCGGCGGCGTGCCCCTGCGCCAGATCGACCAGGTGATCGGCATCTGCAAAGTCTACGCCACCCGCGTGGGCAACGGCCCCTTTCCCACCGAGTTCCCCCCCGGCCCCTTCGCCGACGCCTTCCGCACCCAGGCCGGCGAGTTCGGCGCCACCACCGGACGTCCCCGCCGCTGCGGCTGGTTCGACGCGGTGGCCGCCCGCTACGCCTGCCGCCTCAACGGGTTCACGGAGCTGGCCCTGACCAAGCTGGACGTGCTGGACGGTCAGGAGGAGGTGCGCGCCGCGGTGGCTTATGAGCTGGAGGGCCGGCGCCACGACGAGATGCCGGAGGATCTGCGCCGCCTCGAATCCGGCGTCACGCCGGTGTGGCAAGGTTTTCCTGGCTGGACGGACAGCGCCGCAGCCGGCGCTTGGGACGAGCTGCCCTCCCCGGCACGACGCTACTTGGCCTGGCTGGAGGAGGATCTGGCCACTCCCATCGGCTGGGTCTCCAACGGTCCCGACCGCCGCCAGCTGATCCGTCGACCCGGCGCCTGAGCCGTTCCAGGGAACCCACATGTTCTGGATCTACACGGGCTTCATCGTCTTCGTCGTCGCCATGCTGGTGCTGGACCTGGGCGTCTTCCACCGGAAGGCCCATGTCATTTCCGTGCGTGAGGCCCTGGGCTGGGCCGCCTTCTGGATCAGTCTCGCCCTCAGCTTCACCGTGTTCATCTACTTCGCCTACGACCACCACTGGCAGGGTCTGGGCACCACCATCGACCCGGTGGACGGCCTGCTCAACACGGGCCATCTGGCCAGCATCAAGTACATCACCGGCTACTTGATCGAAGAGTCCCTCAGCATGGACAACCTCTTCGTCATCGCCTTGATCCTGGGCTTCTTCGCCGTGCCCGCCGTCCTCCAGCACCGCGTCCTCTTCTGGGGCATCCTGGCCGCCATGGTGTTGCGCGGCCTGATGATCGCCATCGGAGCCGGTCTGGTGGCACGCTTCCACTGGATCCTCTACCTCTTCGGCGCCTTCCTCGTCTTCACCGGCATCAAGATGCTCCTTGCCAAGGACGAGGAGACGGACCTCGAGTCCAACATCCTGGTGCGCACCGCCCGCCGCTTCTTCCCGGTGAGCACGCGCTTCTACGGTCAGCACTTCATGGTGCGGGCCGGCTCCCCCGAGGCGGCGCTGCCGGTCTGCGGTGGCGCGGACCCGGTGATGGCGGCGGCCAAAACGGGGGCCTTGGTCCTCACGCCCCTGGCCCTGGCCCTCATCGTGGTGGAGGCGGCGGACGTGGTCTTCGCCGTGGACTCCATCCCGGCCATCTTCGCCATCACGGCCGATCCCTTCCTCGTCTTCACCAGCAACATCTTCGCCATCCTGGGGCTGCGCAGCCTCTTCTTCGCCCTGGCCGGCATGCTGCGCACCTTCCGTTACCTGAGAGTCTCGCTCTCCCTCGTCCTTACCTTGGTGGGCGTCAAGATGCTGGCCGCCCACTGGCTGCGGGATCTGCTGGGCAGCCACTTCAATCTCTATCTTCTGGGCGCCGTCCTGCTCATCCTGGCGGGCGGCGTGATCGCCTCGCTGCTGGTGCGACAGCCGGCCGGCGACGAATCCTGATCCACGGGGCCGCTTGGCGCCCTGCCCCCGTCCAGGCTGGAGATCTTGGAGCATGTCATGACAACATGTCGCGTCGCCCGCATGGCCGGATCGTGGTACCCGGACCAGCCCACCGCGCTGGCCTCGCTCCTGGATGAGCTGCGCCCCGCGGCGCGGCCCACCTCCTCCCGCCCCGCACCGAGTGCCAGGTTGGCCGGCCTGCTCGCTCCCCATGCCGGTTACCATTACAGCGGGCACACCGCCGCAGCGGCCTATGCCGCCCTGGATGAGTGGCGGCCGGCCCGGGTGGTGGTGCTGGCCCCCTCCCACCGCGAAGCCTTCTCCGGCGCCTGCGCCTGGAGTCCGGTGGCGGGGCGGGCCGCGCCCGGCAACTGGCGCACGCCACTGGGTGAGATCCCGGTGGACGACGCTTTCCTGGAGCGTCTGGGCCACGCCTTGCCCCGCCTGAGGTACGGCCAGGCCGGCCACGGGGAGGAGCACAGCCTGGAACTGCAGCTGCCCTTCCTCCAGCAGGCGCTGGGAGCCTTCCGCTTGGCGCCCATCGTCCTGGGCGAGCAGAGCGCGGACACCGTGCTGCACCTGTCCGCGGCGCTGAGCGAGGTGCTGCGCGACGAGCACGCGGCCTGCCCCACCCTGCTCGTCGCCTCCTCCGATCTCAGCCACTTCCATCCTTTGGACCATGCGACGCGCCTGGACAGCCGCTTCCTCGACCTCTTCGCGGCGGGGGACGAGCACGAGCTGCTGGGGGAACTGGCGGCGGGCTCCTGCGAAGCCTGCGGCGGTGGACCGGCCGCCGCGCTGCTCTCCTGCTGCCGGCACCTGATGAAGCGTCCCATTGTGGAGATCCTGGACTACCGCACCAGCGCCGAGGCGGGAGGCGACGAGAGCCGCGTGGTGGGTTACGGCGCCGCCCTGGTGCGGGATGGCGATGATGTCTGAGCGCACCCGCCACTTCCGCCTGGGCCTCCTCGGCGTGGGCGCCGCCGCACGCGGCGTGCTGCCCGCCCTGCAGGGCACGGGGCTGGTCGACCTCGCCT is from bacterium and encodes:
- a CDS encoding TerC family protein, producing MFWIYTGFIVFVVAMLVLDLGVFHRKAHVISVREALGWAAFWISLALSFTVFIYFAYDHHWQGLGTTIDPVDGLLNTGHLASIKYITGYLIEESLSMDNLFVIALILGFFAVPAVLQHRVLFWGILAAMVLRGLMIAIGAGLVARFHWILYLFGAFLVFTGIKMLLAKDEETDLESNILVRTARRFFPVSTRFYGQHFMVRAGSPEAALPVCGGADPVMAAAKTGALVLTPLALALIVVEAADVVFAVDSIPAIFAITADPFLVFTSNIFAILGLRSLFFALAGMLRTFRYLRVSLSLVLTLVGVKMLAAHWLRDLLGSHFNLYLLGAVLLILAGGVIASLLVRQPAGDES
- the amrB gene encoding AmmeMemoRadiSam system protein B, producing MTTCRVARMAGSWYPDQPTALASLLDELRPAARPTSSRPAPSARLAGLLAPHAGYHYSGHTAAAAYAALDEWRPARVVVLAPSHREAFSGACAWSPVAGRAAPGNWRTPLGEIPVDDAFLERLGHALPRLRYGQAGHGEEHSLELQLPFLQQALGAFRLAPIVLGEQSADTVLHLSAALSEVLRDEHAACPTLLVASSDLSHFHPLDHATRLDSRFLDLFAAGDEHELLGELAAGSCEACGGGPAAALLSCCRHLMKRPIVEILDYRTSAEAGGDESRVVGYGAALVRDGDDV
- a CDS encoding adenylosuccinate synthase, which codes for MPVTVLIGAQWGDEGKGKIIDALAPGLQMVVRYQGGPNAGHTVIADGRRIVLHQVPTGILHTSVSCLISPGVLLDPWELLDELAMLAAQGVDLDRLRVSPSCHLIMPWHRRLDRAREAALDSTGGAIGTTGRGMGPCAMDKAGRRGVRLGDLLDPARRGQVAAGLERANAELATLGAEPLPRAEVDAACAQAALGLAPFVADTQVLLHEVLQRGGRVLMEGAQGAMLDLDWGTYPYVTSTHPSAGGACTGGGVPLRQIDQVIGICKVYATRVGNGPFPTEFPPGPFADAFRTQAGEFGATTGRPRRCGWFDAVAARYACRLNGFTELALTKLDVLDGQEEVRAAVAYELEGRRHDEMPEDLRRLESGVTPVWQGFPGWTDSAAAGAWDELPSPARRYLAWLEEDLATPIGWVSNGPDRRQLIRRPGA
- the secF gene encoding protein translocase subunit SecF translates to MLEFFSTPNIDFVGKRKIWITISLILLVISLLLAIFRGYNKTIDFTGGLELQYRFNGPMTEGQLRGALSAGGLEAEVTTLRSEDLAHPDWMVKLQTADAETVRSLVDAAFASAFPGNAFELRSMHNIGPRVGKELTRAAIWSTIWVSILLVIYVSVRFEFIYSVGAIVATLHDVFVVLLFFSLFGLQFSLAVLAAILTLVGYSINDTIVVYDRIREQVKKQRGAPYTKVVNDAINQTLSRTVLTGATTIISVVILIFFGGQTLTTMAVALLIGVLTGTYSSVFIAAPILIEWHDRRAAKLALSK